One window from the genome of Chroogloeocystis siderophila 5.2 s.c.1 encodes:
- a CDS encoding TSUP family transporter, with translation MPDSQILSLCLFAFLAGLIDSIVGGGGLIQLPALLIILPDTALPLLLGTNKLASIAGTFVAVIRFSLQIKMNFAIVTMAAIAAFIFSFIGARTVSIINPNLLRPLILLILVAVAIYTFIKKDFGSQYKFAQAKTKTIIYAAIIGGSIGFYDGFLGPGTGSFLIFAFIGFIGFDFLRASASAKVVNFCTNLAALVYFIPNGNVIYNLAIPMAICNIGGAIIGTKLAILKGNKFIRTLFLIIVSTLIIKLAYDIIHT, from the coding sequence ATGCCCGATTCTCAAATACTTAGTTTATGCTTATTTGCCTTTTTGGCTGGTTTAATCGACTCAATCGTTGGAGGTGGTGGTTTAATTCAGCTGCCAGCACTTTTAATTATATTACCCGATACAGCTTTACCATTACTGTTAGGAACTAATAAACTTGCTTCAATTGCAGGAACATTTGTTGCAGTTATTCGGTTTTCGCTGCAAATCAAGATGAATTTTGCGATTGTTACTATGGCTGCGATCGCTGCTTTTATCTTTTCTTTTATTGGCGCTAGAACTGTTAGTATTATCAATCCTAATCTTCTGCGTCCGCTAATTTTATTAATCCTCGTCGCTGTGGCTATCTACACATTTATCAAAAAAGATTTTGGTTCACAATATAAATTTGCTCAAGCTAAGACAAAGACGATAATTTATGCTGCTATTATTGGAGGTTCTATAGGTTTTTATGATGGTTTTTTAGGGCCTGGAACAGGAAGTTTTTTAATTTTCGCTTTTATTGGGTTTATCGGTTTTGATTTTTTGCGTGCTTCAGCCTCTGCAAAAGTTGTAAATTTTTGTACTAACTTAGCTGCATTAGTCTATTTTATTCCTAATGGTAACGTCATCTATAATCTTGCTATTCCTATGGCTATTTGTAATATTGGTGGAGCGATTATTGGTACTAAATTAGCTATTCTTAAAGGTAATAAATTTATTCGCACCTTATTTTTAATAATAGTTTCTACTTTGATAATTAAATTGGCTTATGATATAATACATACCTAA